One Nicotiana sylvestris chromosome 12, ASM39365v2, whole genome shotgun sequence genomic window carries:
- the LOC104233260 gene encoding nucleobase-ascorbate transporter 4-like isoform X1: MTPPPKADELVPHPVKDQLPGVDYCVNSNPSWAEAIILGFQHYLVMLGTTVIIPTVIVPQMGGGNEEKAQVIQTLLFVAGLNTLLQSWFGTRLPVVIGGSFTFIVPTVFVALSSRYNTYLDPHERFKQSMRGMQGALLIASILPILIGFLGIWRIVVRFLSPLSAAPLVLLVGLGLYVQGFPLLAECVEIGLPQLIILILLSQYIPHMWKLKFPIFERFAVLLSVGIVWAYAALLTVTGAYNNRSPQTQFSCRVNRSGLISGASWIRFPYPWQWGAPKVEAGEAFVMMAAALVSLVESTGAFIAAARYGSVTHTPNSVLSRGAGWLVGRCTRGLGILLNGLWGTATGSTVSVENVGLLALTRVGSRRVIQISAIFMLFFSVLGKFGAVVASIPLPIIGALYCVFFALMSSAGLGLLQFCNLNSFRTKFILGFSIYLGFSVPQYFNGYVITTGDGPVHSSSAWFNKTMQVIFTSPATVAGIVALFLDITLARKHATTKRDNGSHWWAKFKYFDKDPRSEEFYSLPYGLSKYFPSV; the protein is encoded by the exons ATGACACCACCGCCGAAAGCAGATGAATTGGTGCCACACCCAGTGAAAGACCAATTACCAGGAGTCGATTACTGTGTTAATAGTAATCCTTCTTGGG CTGAGGCCATTATTCTGGGTTTTCAGCACTATTTAGTTATGCTTGGGACTACTGTAATCATCCCAACCGTCATTGTTCCTCAAATGGGTGGTGGCAAT GAGGAGAAAGCTCAAGTAATTCAAACTTTGCTTTTCGTCGCTGGGCTGAACACTCTTTTGCAATCTTGGTTTGGCACCCGGCTTCCTGTGGTGATCGGCGGATCATTCACATTCATAGTTCCAACTGTTTTTGTTGCATTATCCAGTCGATACAATACATATCTTGACCCTCATGAG AGGTTTAAGCAGTCGATGAGAGGAATGCAGGGAGCTCTGTTGATTGCATCCATACTTCCCATACTAATTGGATTTCTAGGAATCTGGAGAATCGTTGTAAG GTTCCTATCCCCTCTCTCTGCAGCTCCACTGGTGTTGCTTGTTGGCCTTGGCCTATATGTGCAAGGTTTTCCGCTT CTGGCAGAATGTGTTGAAATTGGCCTTCCGCAGttgattattttaattttgttatcACAA TACATTCCTCATATGTGGAAATTAAAGTTTCCCATATTTGAGCGATTTGCTGTCCTATTATCAGTTGGAATAGTGTGGGCATATGCAGCTCTTCTCACTGTGACAGGTGCATACAACAATAGATCTCCACAGACTCAGTTCAGTTGTCGTGTTAATCGCTCCGGCCTCATTAGTGGAGCTTCATG GATAAGGTTTCCTTACCCATGGCAATGGGGGGCGCCCAAAGTTGAAGCTGGAGAAGCCTTTGTGATGATGGCTGCAGCTTTGGTTTCTCTTGTCGAG TCTACTGGAGCATTTATTGCAGCTGCAAGATATGGTAGTGTAACACATACACCGAATTCAGTACTTAGCCGCGGAGCTGGTTGGCTGGTTGGTAGATGTACCAGG GGATTAGGCATTTTGCTGAATGGTCTATGGGGAACTGCAACTGGTTCTACTGTATCAGT TGAAAATGTAGGTCTTTTGGCGTTGACGCGAGTTGGAAGTAGAAGAGTGATTCAAATATCTGCAATATTTATGCTGTTCTTTTCTGTGTTAG GAAAATTTGGAGCTGTTGTTGCTTCCATACCACTGCCCATCATTGGAGCTTTGTACTGTGTCTTCTTTGCCCTCATGT CTTCTGCTGGTCTTGGTTTACTTCAATTCTGCAACCTCAACAGCTTCAGAACTAAATTTATATTAGGTTTCTCAATCTATTTGGGTTTTTCTGTTCCACAATACTTCAATGGTTATGTGATAACAACGGGTGATGGCCCAGTTCACTCTAGCTCTGCCTGG TTTAATAAAACAATGCAAGTGATCTTCACGTCCCCGGCCACAGTGGCGGGGATTGTGGCATTGTTCTTGGACATAACTCTTGCTCGCAAACATGCCACGACGAAGAGAGACAATGGCAGTCATTGGTGGGCAAAGTTCAAATACTTTGACAAAGATCCTAGGAGTGAAGAGTTCTATTCTCTTCCTTATGGCCTTTCCAAGTATTTTCCCTCAGTATAG
- the LOC138884026 gene encoding uncharacterized mitochondrial protein AtMg00810-like, which produces MKDVGELKFFLGIEFLRYKEGILMNQRKYALELVSEMGLAGSRTTATPLEFNHKLSSLELDNFLHTNETLVDKELEYRSSYQRLIGRLLYLTMTRPNIAFVVQVHIQNSDVIMSLNKE; this is translated from the exons ATGAAAGATGTgggagagctgaagttttttcttGGCATTGAGTTCTTGAGATACAAGGAAGGAATCTTGATGAATCAAAGAAAGTATGCACTTGAGCTAGTGTCTGAAATGGGATTAGCAGGCAGTAGAACAACTGCCACACCTCTAGAGTTCAATCACAAGCTGTCCTCTCTAGAACTAGACAATTTTCTGCACACTAATGAAACTTTAGTTGACAAAGAATTAGAATATAGAAGCAGCTACCAAAGGTTGATTGGTAGACTGTTATACCTAACCATGACTAGGCCTAATATTGCCTTTGTAGTTCAG gtacatattcaAAATTCTGATGTAATTATGAGCTTGAACAAGGAATAA
- the LOC104233260 gene encoding nucleobase-ascorbate transporter 7-like isoform X2, translating into MTPPPKADELVPHPVKDQLPGVDYCVNSNPSWAEAIILGFQHYLVMLGTTVIIPTVIVPQMGGGNEEKAQVIQTLLFVAGLNTLLQSWFGTRLPVVIGGSFTFIVPTVFVALSSRYNTYLDPHERFKQSMRGMQGALLIASILPILIGFLGIWRIVVRFLSPLSAAPLVLLVGLGLYVQGFPLLAECVEIGLPQLIILILLSQYIPHMWKLKFPIFERFAVLLSVGIVWAYAALLTVTGAYNNRSPQTQFSCRVNRSGLISGASWIRFPYPWQWGAPKVEAGEAFVMMAAALVSLVESTGAFIAAARYGSVTHTPNSVLSRGAGWLGLGILLNGLWGTATGSTVSVENVGLLALTRVGSRRVIQISAIFMLFFSVLGKFGAVVASIPLPIIGALYCVFFALMSSAGLGLLQFCNLNSFRTKFILGFSIYLGFSVPQYFNGYVITTGDGPVHSSSAWFNKTMQVIFTSPATVAGIVALFLDITLARKHATTKRDNGSHWWAKFKYFDKDPRSEEFYSLPYGLSKYFPSV; encoded by the exons ATGACACCACCGCCGAAAGCAGATGAATTGGTGCCACACCCAGTGAAAGACCAATTACCAGGAGTCGATTACTGTGTTAATAGTAATCCTTCTTGGG CTGAGGCCATTATTCTGGGTTTTCAGCACTATTTAGTTATGCTTGGGACTACTGTAATCATCCCAACCGTCATTGTTCCTCAAATGGGTGGTGGCAAT GAGGAGAAAGCTCAAGTAATTCAAACTTTGCTTTTCGTCGCTGGGCTGAACACTCTTTTGCAATCTTGGTTTGGCACCCGGCTTCCTGTGGTGATCGGCGGATCATTCACATTCATAGTTCCAACTGTTTTTGTTGCATTATCCAGTCGATACAATACATATCTTGACCCTCATGAG AGGTTTAAGCAGTCGATGAGAGGAATGCAGGGAGCTCTGTTGATTGCATCCATACTTCCCATACTAATTGGATTTCTAGGAATCTGGAGAATCGTTGTAAG GTTCCTATCCCCTCTCTCTGCAGCTCCACTGGTGTTGCTTGTTGGCCTTGGCCTATATGTGCAAGGTTTTCCGCTT CTGGCAGAATGTGTTGAAATTGGCCTTCCGCAGttgattattttaattttgttatcACAA TACATTCCTCATATGTGGAAATTAAAGTTTCCCATATTTGAGCGATTTGCTGTCCTATTATCAGTTGGAATAGTGTGGGCATATGCAGCTCTTCTCACTGTGACAGGTGCATACAACAATAGATCTCCACAGACTCAGTTCAGTTGTCGTGTTAATCGCTCCGGCCTCATTAGTGGAGCTTCATG GATAAGGTTTCCTTACCCATGGCAATGGGGGGCGCCCAAAGTTGAAGCTGGAGAAGCCTTTGTGATGATGGCTGCAGCTTTGGTTTCTCTTGTCGAG TCTACTGGAGCATTTATTGCAGCTGCAAGATATGGTAGTGTAACACATACACCGAATTCAGTACTTAGCCGCGGAGCTGGTTGGCTG GGATTAGGCATTTTGCTGAATGGTCTATGGGGAACTGCAACTGGTTCTACTGTATCAGT TGAAAATGTAGGTCTTTTGGCGTTGACGCGAGTTGGAAGTAGAAGAGTGATTCAAATATCTGCAATATTTATGCTGTTCTTTTCTGTGTTAG GAAAATTTGGAGCTGTTGTTGCTTCCATACCACTGCCCATCATTGGAGCTTTGTACTGTGTCTTCTTTGCCCTCATGT CTTCTGCTGGTCTTGGTTTACTTCAATTCTGCAACCTCAACAGCTTCAGAACTAAATTTATATTAGGTTTCTCAATCTATTTGGGTTTTTCTGTTCCACAATACTTCAATGGTTATGTGATAACAACGGGTGATGGCCCAGTTCACTCTAGCTCTGCCTGG TTTAATAAAACAATGCAAGTGATCTTCACGTCCCCGGCCACAGTGGCGGGGATTGTGGCATTGTTCTTGGACATAACTCTTGCTCGCAAACATGCCACGACGAAGAGAGACAATGGCAGTCATTGGTGGGCAAAGTTCAAATACTTTGACAAAGATCCTAGGAGTGAAGAGTTCTATTCTCTTCCTTATGGCCTTTCCAAGTATTTTCCCTCAGTATAG
- the LOC104233261 gene encoding uncharacterized protein yields the protein MTYISVETATPAAPTLDQNVDLVHHHHPLYSHPFDIQGTILISTQLQGPENYSLWNRSMKIVFHGKNKLGFVLGTCRKHMFDPSLHELWDRCNAIMLAWIMNIIAPNLLSSMIYAYDDHKVCEDLHERFDKVNASRSFYLHKEIGKLTQGLLSVSEYFSKLRELWDEYEALVPSPSCGCPESRKHAKHYQLGKLYQFLTGLNGTFDTRIRSS from the exons ATGACGTACATTAGTGTTGAGACTG CTACTCCAGCTGCTCCTACACTAGATCAGAATGTAGATCTAGTTCATCACCACCATCCACTCTACAGTCACCCATTTGATATACAAGGTACAATTCTCATCTCAACTCAACTTCAAGGTCCTGAGAATTATTCACTGTGGAATAGATCTATGAAGATTGTTTTCCATGGTAAAAACAAGTTAGGTTTTGTGCTAGGAACATGTAGAAAACATATGTTTGATCCTAGTTTACATGAGCTATGGGATAGGTGTAATGCTATTATGTTGGCTTGGATAATGAACATTATAGCTCCAAATCTGCTTAGTTCTATGATATACGCCTATGATGATCACAAGGTTTGTGAAGACCTTCATGAGAGATTTGATAAAGTCAATGCATCTAGATCCTTCTACTTACACAAGGAAATTGGGAAACTAACACAAGGTCTATTGTCAGTGTCtgaatatttttcaaaattgagAGAGTTGTGGGATGAATATGAGGCTTTAGTTCCTTCTCCTTCATGTGGTTGTCCAGAATCTAGGAAACATGCAAAACATTATCAACTTGGAAAGTTGTATCAGTTTCTTACTGGCCTAAATGGTACCTTTGATACAAGGATCAGATCCTCATGA